One window from the genome of Amycolatopsis sp. NBC_01480 encodes:
- a CDS encoding sulfite exporter TauE/SafE family protein, whose protein sequence is MLLASAAAFALALLSAVAGFSSGALLLPVFTILFGLRAAVPMLTLTQIASNGSRVWFNRREPRWSLIGWFALGAVPCAVAGGLFLAHAPLAPPTRLLGIFRNALFWRRRTCS, encoded by the coding sequence GTGCTCCTCGCGTCGGCGGCGGCCTTCGCGCTCGCGCTGCTGTCCGCGGTCGCCGGGTTCAGCAGTGGCGCCCTGCTGCTACCGGTGTTCACCATCCTGTTCGGACTACGCGCCGCGGTCCCGATGCTCACCCTCACCCAGATCGCCAGCAACGGCTCACGAGTCTGGTTCAACCGCAGGGAACCGCGCTGGTCCTTGATCGGCTGGTTCGCTCTCGGCGCCGTCCCCTGTGCCGTCGCCGGCGGGCTGTTCCTCGCGCACGCACCGCTTGCCCCGCCGACCCGGCTGCTCGGGATCTTCCGCAATGCCCTCTTTTGGCGACGCCGAACCTGCTCCTGA